A window from Peromyscus eremicus chromosome 1, PerEre_H2_v1, whole genome shotgun sequence encodes these proteins:
- the LOC131902605 gene encoding vomeronasal type-1 receptor 4-like, which produces MSSQSKDLKTTKELALQTLLLFQVSFGILVNIFLFFHNFSPIFIGSRLKSTQVIVTNLAVVNVFILLVTAFPNKVMVFVPRKPPTNLKCKIEFFIRLVVRSTNMCTTCVLSIHQFLTLVPGHWGRLMPRRRTTNVVSYSCYSCWLFSVLNNVYIPMKVTGPQSTGNDTNNNSKWVCSTSGFTVGMVILRFAHDATFISIMVWTSVSMVLLLHRHHQRTQHILTANQNHRGHPETRAAHTILMLVVTFVSLYVLDCVCSLFHGSFVDSHLWLRRVNEVLTAGFPTISPFLLIFRDPKDPCSVLFNC; this is translated from the coding sequence ATGTCCTCTCAGAGTAAAGATCTAAAAACCACCAAGGAATTGGCTCTCCAGACTCTCCTGCTTTTCCAGGTTAGTTTTGGGATTCTAGtcaacatttttctgtttttccacaaTTTCTCTCCCATCTTTATTGGCTCTCGACTGAAGTCCACACAGGTCATTGTCACCAACTTGGCTGTGGTCAATGTGTTCATTCTCCTTGTCACTGCATTTCCAAACAAGGTGATGGTTTTTGTTCCAAGGAAGCCTCCAACTAACCTGAAATGCAAAATTGAGTTCTTCATTCGCCTGGTGGTTCGAAGCACAAACATGTGCACCACCTGTGTCCTAAGCATCCATCAGTTTCTCACTCTTGTTCCTGGTCATTGGGGTAGGCTGATGCCTCGAAGAAGAACCACTAATGTCGTGAGTTATTCTTGTTACAGTTGTTGGTTGTTCAGTGTCTTAAATAATGTCTACATTCCAATGAAAGTCACCGGTCCACAGAGCACAGGCAATGACACTAACAATAACAGCAAGTGGGTCTGTTCCACATCTGGATTCACTGTAGGCATGGTCATCTTGCGTTTTGCCCATGATGCCACATTCATCAGCATCATGGTCTGGACCAGTGTCTCCATGGTGCTTCTCCTCCATAGACATCACCAGCGAACACAGCACATCCTCACTGCAAATCAGAACCACAGAGGCCATCCTGAGACCAGAGCAGCCCACACCATCCTGATGCTGGTGGTCACATTTGTAAGCCTTTATGTTCTAGACTGTGTTTGCAGTTTGTTTCATGGTTCTTTTGTGGACTCTCATCTCTGGTTGAGGCGTGTAAATGAAGTTTTGACTGCAGGCTTCCccaccatttcccccttcctgtTGATCTTTAGGGATCCTAAGGATCCCTGTTCTGTGCTCTTCAACTGCTGA